From a single Candidatus Izimaplasma bacterium HR1 genomic region:
- the mgrA gene encoding HTH-type transcriptional regulator MgrA, whose amino-acid sequence MVKEMCYKLNKSSMLYKRLMSKHLERLNITYAQLMVLRVIDQEPGVTAKEILMQMDTDKATLSGVISRLERDNYIYRVKNDKDGRVRNIYTSEGSEDICKEVSIIEEACIQDLVDGISQDDAEFFVNVLDRFIANQIKKIGD is encoded by the coding sequence ATGGTTAAAGAGATGTGCTATAAATTAAATAAAAGCAGCATGTTATACAAGAGATTAATGTCAAAACATTTAGAAAGATTAAATATCACTTATGCACAATTAATGGTATTAAGAGTTATTGATCAAGAACCAGGAGTAACAGCAAAAGAAATCCTAATGCAGATGGATACAGATAAGGCTACTTTAAGTGGTGTTATTTCTCGTCTAGAAAGAGATAATTATATCTACCGTGTTAAAAATGATAAAGATGGTCGTGTTAGAAATATTTATACTTCTGAAGGTAGTGAAGATATTTGTAAAGAAGTTAGTATAATAGAAGAAGCTTGCATTCAAGATTTAGTAGATGGAATCAGTCAAGATGATGCTGAGTTCTTTGTTAATGTATTAGATCGTTTTATTGCGAATCAAATTAAGAAAATTGGAGATTAA
- the glpE_2 gene encoding Thiosulfate sulfurtransferase GlpE, which produces MIQIQDGIKHIFPKDFIKIHKDSTINIIDIREPFELLDLPFENAINIPMNALLTKYNSLLKKDESYYILCHHGQRSYLVTEVLTKKGYDVINIVGGVDLVNRFDSVTK; this is translated from the coding sequence ATGATCCAAATCCAAGATGGAATTAAACATATATTCCCTAAAGATTTTATAAAGATACATAAGGATAGCACGATCAACATTATTGATATAAGAGAACCATTTGAACTGCTTGATTTACCTTTTGAAAATGCCATCAATATACCAATGAATGCACTATTAACTAAATATAATTCACTTCTAAAAAAAGATGAATCTTACTATATTCTTTGTCATCATGGTCAACGAAGTTACTTGGTTACTGAAGTGCTAACTAAAAAGGGTTATGATGTTATCAACATTGTTGGTGGTGTTGATTTAGTCAATAGGTTTGATAGTGTTACTAAGTAA